One genomic window of Branchiostoma lanceolatum isolate klBraLanc5 chromosome 5, klBraLanc5.hap2, whole genome shotgun sequence includes the following:
- the LOC136434454 gene encoding ZP domain-containing protein-like: protein MYAQSDFPVEVALNDDVYFGLSVEAAVSGLVLFVENCKATPSSTPGDSTEYYIIQDGCHQDDTLQEFPTASATSARYGISAFKFTDESLPYVYLHCDVIICLENTPGSRCDAGCGSSRRRRLTADDGVQERASLVQGPIALVPDPDENADGVSGSWAAAAVGASAAAAAVAVAIIAIATAKLACRAKHQNRITDAEGHDNMAFAQAATGPAEPASSAPYRNGESSR, encoded by the exons Atgtacgcacagtcggacttccctgtggag GTGGCGTTGAACGATGACGTGTACTTCGGCCTCTCGGTGGAGGCGGCCGTCTCCGGTTTGGTCCTGTTTGTGGAAAACTGCAAAGCGACGCCGTCTTCCACCCCTGGCGACTCTACGGAGTACTACATCATACAGGACGG ATGCCACCAGGACGACACTCTTCAGGAGTTCCCAACCGCCTCGGCTACTTCTGCGCGTTACGGCATCTCTGCATTCAAGTTCACCGACGAATCACTG CCGTACGTGTACCtgcactgtgacgtcatcatttGCCTGGAAAACACTCCCGGCTCCCGATGTGACGCGGGTTGTGGGAGctcgcgcaggcgcagactGACCGCAGACGACGGCGTGCAGGAACGCGCCAGCCTGGTGCAGGGGCCCATCGCCCTGGTGCCGGATCCGGATGAGAATGCAGACG GTGTCTCGGGCAGCTGGGCCGCGGCAGCGGTAGGTGCCtcagctgcagcagctgcagTAGCTGTCGCCATCATCGCCATAGCAACCGCCAAGCTAGCGTGTCGTGCCAAACACCAGAACCGGATCACAGATGCCGAAG GGCACGACAACATGGCCTTTGCTCAGGCAGCAACCGGACCGGCTGAACCTGCAAGCAGCGCCCCCTACCGGAATGGCGAAAGCAGCCGCTGA